TCGTTGCGGAGGCTTTCCCAAGCACGTTTAGCCACCGGCATTGCTGTCATGGCAATGGTTCCACCGACTAAAGCTGCGGGAACCGGCAACCCAAATGGCCCACTTAAAACTGCCAGTGTTGTTGCCAAAACCGGCAATTTCATCCCCCCCCAAGCGTTGTTTTCTTCTGGTTCTTCGGCTTCTTTTTTGCCTTTTTTTTCTATGGGAATAATGGCACTGGCTGCAAGCTGTATCAATGTTTCAAGATGCGTTTTTAGGTCGGCTGCCGAAATTTCGCTGACATTATAGCTAATGGCAATTGAACCGGCAGATCGCTTAATAATGACATTTGTTACACCGGCTGTTGCTCTTGCTAATACTTCCAGACTTTGAGCGTATTCGGCATCTTTGATTAATGCTGGTACGCGATATCTTACCCGTCCGGGGGTAGCATGAACGAGGCTGGCTTCTATTGTTGGCCGCTTGGCTTTTTCGGGATTATTTGTTTTTATAGTGCTGCGGTTATGTGTAGCTTTTAGAGAAGATTTTTGTGTTTCTTCTGTTGCGATTTCGATATTTGTTTGTGTTGCCAATGCCATTAGTTTTGCCATTTCTTTAACTCATAATGCTCCGTACTAGGGTTTGCTTTTTCCGTTTGGGGGTCGGAAAACCCCCAGGTTCGGTATCGTTTTATACCTAACCTGCTCTTAATCTACTTTTTACTTCCGGGCCTTTTGTTCTATCCAAAGAGTGAATTTGGGTAGCTATTTTGATAAAAAGCCTTTTGTAAATGCTGTGTCAAAAGGGTTTTGTCCGTTTCTCCGCCTGATGTTTTTAACAATATCACGTTTTTACTGTTACAAACGGGCGAGGAAGGCAAGACACATTTTGATGGCGGGGGGTTTGTACTGTCCCCAGAAGCCGGTGGCTTGTTCGGGGGTGGGCACTCCTCCATCGCCTCTACCAGAGCGGGCGATCACAGGCGAGACTTTTATGCCACTCTTGGCGTCGCCCCTAGAGTCGGGGGTGGGCACCTCTGCATTGCCCCTAGAGTCGGGGGCGACGGGTGTGGGGTGTATAGCTTCCTCTATCAGGGCTTTGATCTGTTCAAGGGAACTGATGCGGCGGTTGTAGAGTACGACTAAGGAAGCGTTGCTGCGGTTGATGCGGACGCCTGTGATGGCGGGAATGTCTCGGACTGTGCGTTCGAGCCGGCGGGCATACACTTCATCTTCTACCAATCGCTTGATTTCGTAGCGTAGGCGTCCGGGCACGCTGTGGGCTAGGCGATATTCGGGGCTTGGGGTGTGGGGAGTTTCGGTTTCGCTATAGTCTTCTAATACTTGTTTGGTTGTACCGGCTGCTAATAAGTAAAATGGCAGCGCCGGCAGGCCGGTGATTCCTAGCTGCTGGGTTAAAAGCATTCCCACCATATAAGGAATAACTGTATCTAGCTGCGATGCTGAACTAAGGGCACGGGTGGCTGCTTCTAGGGGCTCGCTTAAGGGTAATGCCGGTGTGTGGTGAGCATCTTCTACTCCCATTGTTTGTAAGATTAAGAGCAAAGTTTGCAAGGGCAAAACTTTCTCGTCAAACAAAATTAGGGCGCTTTTGCTTTGGGGGTTGATTTCAATTTTTTTGATGCCTTTTTGTTGCTCTAGCTGTTTGCTTAAATATTGCAACGTTTGCGGGCTTTTGTGTGGTGTCTGAGTTATTTGCGCTTTCCTTAAGCAAGATAGACGCACTCGCCCAGGAATAGCGTGGACAATTTCAACGCCGCTGATCGGGCATTGAATACTGATTTCTGGCATGATTTCTCTATGAAATTGGGATGTACAGCCTTGCTTTGTATGGCAAGGGTTAATGATTTGGATGATGTTTTTTTTGCAATGAGGTTTCGTCGCACCGGCAGTACCGGCTCTCCGCAATCACATCATCTTCTCATCGGCACCAGGTACAGGCCGGTGCGGCATCGTAAGCTGTAGCTACGGTTGTTATTTATTTTTTGTGTAACTGACACAACAGAAGCATAGTGCATCATAAGAGTTGCCCCCTCCTTACCCCCAGGTTGAGATTAAGAGTTGAAAGCAGCCTCCCCATGCGGGATTACCACTGCCGGCCAGCGTTTCTTTTTTGAAGAATTGCAGCGGCTTTTGGCTTACCCCCCTCAGTCTTTGTTGAGGGCAATAGCAGGTTAAGCTTTTGGTTAAGACAAGGTTAATATAACACGAAATCTGGTTTAAGCAAGGGGTTTTAGAAAGTTTTTTGTTTTTTTGATGGGGCCAAAGGTTTGAAATGTTTGCTGTGTTTTGATTTGGGGTTTTTTGAGGTATTTTAAGTTTGCTAAACATTTGTATTGTGCATTACATTGAAGATTTTTTTGACACATAAGGAAGGCAGGGGAAAACACAGAGGAAAAAGGGAGGTTGTGTTTCTCTGTGTTTAAAACTGTGGTTGTTAGTTTTGCTGGGTGGAGGTTGGTTGCCAGATTTTAATGGTGTTATCTGCGCTACAACTAACGATGATGTTTTGGGCTGCAATGGCGACGGAGTACACGGAGTCTGTATGGCCGGTTAGGGTGTGAGAATTTTCTGGGTTGTTGAGATTCCATATTTTGATGGTTTTGTCTTGGGAGGCGCTGACTAATCTTTGTCCATCTGAACTGATGGCGACTGAGTAAACCGGCCCATTATGTCCGTTTAATGTTGTTATGAGTTTGCCGGTTTGTAGTTGCCAAATTTTTAGGGTTTTGTCGGCGCTTCCACTCACTAAAATTTCTCCTTTTGGGCAAATGGCTGTGCAATAAACCGGCCCGTTATGACTGCGTAATGTTCGCAGTAAAGTTTCGGTTTCGAGATGCCATATTTTGAGGGTTTTGTCTTCGCTGGCGGAAGCTAAAAGTTTGCCGGTGGGGCTGATGGCGAGGCTATAAACCCATTCTTTATGTCCGAATAAAGTTTTGGTTGGATCGCCGGTTTGCAGGTTCCAGATTTTGATTTTATGGGAACCGCTGGCTAGGGTTTGTTGATCGGGGCTGAGGGCTAGGGCGTGTATTGATTTTTTGTGTCCAAATAGGGTGCGTATTAGTTCGCCGGTTTCGAGGTTCCAGAGTTTTATGTTGCTTCTTTGTTCGGTGGTATCGCTGCTTACTAATGTTTTTCCGTCTCCACTTATGGCGAGGGTGAGAACGGGGCCGGTGTGGCCGGTTAGTTGAGTTTTAAGGGTGCCGGTTTCTACTTCCCAGAGTCCAATTTTGTTTTTCTCGCTTCCTGCGGCGATTAATTTTCCGTCGGCACTAATTGCTATTTGTGATGATTGGCAACTAATTGCTTTTAAAGTATAAGCTGTTTCATAGTTTTTTGGGATTTCTGTTTGGACTGATTGTTCGGGGGTTTTTAAGATATTTTCAATTTCTTTGAGGCTTGCTTCTTCTCCTAAAATTATTAAACAATCTTTGATTTGTTCAAGTAAAGATCGGTCTGCTTGCAGTAGGCTAAGGGGGGTTTGAGAAAAATCTAAATTTTGGATTTCATCAGAGGAAAATTTATGCTGTAGCCAAGCTAATAAGGCGTAATTTATTTGTTGTTTTGCCCACGTTTTGTCGGGTAGTTGGGTGAGGCTTGTGGCAAGTTTTACAGCCATTTCTGGGATTTTGCTAGGATCAGGAAGGGTTTGTAATATGCTTTGATAGCTGAAAACTGCGGCTTCTGTGAGCTTTTCCATTAACTCTTGGTCTGTGGCTTGTTGGATGAGTTGGGGTAAAAGTTCTGGGAGTTTTGGCGCTATTTGTCTGTCGGCAAGATGATGTATGTCTGCCATCCAACCGGCTACTATGCAATGAGAGGTAATTAATAGTTGGTTGATGGGTTCAAAGTCTTTGTTGGTGATTTTGTAGGGAAATTGTAAATCACTGGTATCAATGCCGGCGGCGTTTAATTCTTCTTCTTCTTGTAATATTTTTAGATTAATTTCGTTTTCGCCTCCGAGAATTTCAATTTCTTGGGGTGTTTTGCCAAGGTCGATGAGTTTGGCGCGGGTTTGTTGCCATTTTTTGGCGCGGGTTTTAACGCTTTCATATACAATGCTGCGGTAGGGAAGTTTGAAGAGGGTTTGATAGGTGTAGGTGTGTTGATTGTTTCCCCAGTATGCTAGGCGAAAAATGAGAAAATCACCGTCTATTTCTGATTCTAATATTAAGGTTGGTTCGCTGGAGAGGTGGCTATATAGGGCTTTGATGCCGGCTTCGCTGTGAAAGTTTTTGTTTTGCCAAATGTCTCCTAAAAATTCGACGGGCCGGTTTTGGCTTTGCAGGGGGTAGTTTTGGCTGAGAAATTCTCGGAGTCCTTGGGCGAGTTTTATTTCTATTTCGGGTAGGTTTGGAGGTTGGTTGTTTGTTGTCAGGCTGGCTCTTAAGGTTTGGGTGTCGGGTGGGGCGATGATAATTCGCAAAGGTATGGGTGCGGTGCCGGTGTGTGTATTTAAGATTTGGGAGGGTAATAATCGCAGGGGCCAGTTCTGGACTATTTTTTCTATTTCTGGCAGTTTTAAGCTGGTTTCTTTGCGTTCATCGGCTAGTTTTAGTTGGGTTTCTCGGTTATAAATTGCGAGTTCTTTTTGGAGGTTTTTTTGTTGATTTATTTGCCACGCATAAAAATCGAGGTTGTTTTGTTGAGTTCCTGGGTTTAATCTTTGGAAAAGTTGGGAAATGTTGCCGCTGTTTTCTACTGCGAGTTTTAGGATTTTTTCGGCGGGGTGGCTGTCTATTTGTATGGCTGTTTGTTGGCGGCTATTTTCCGCATAATCGAGCATTAAATGTGCTCCTTTTTGTTTGGGATCTAGGGCGATTTGTATGCCATTGAGGGGATGTCCTGAGCGTACATACATGAGGGTGTTGAACATGGGAATGGCATACTCAATTAGTAGTTTAAGTAGTTGCTCCATAAATACCTTTGTTGTTTATGAGTTTATAAGAAGGGTTGGGAACGCCTATCGCAGGCGGGACGCCTGCGCCACTGACTTTGTATTGCAGGCTACATTTTGTGTCTTATTTATAATTGTCCCTAAAATAGGACTTGTTTTGCTGTTGTCTCTGTACCTCCGCTTGCTACAAAATCGGCTTTTGTAATCAGAGTTATTCTATTTACGCTTTCCTTATTGCAACTAAGTATCAATAGGTTTTTTATATTGTAACTGTTTATTGCAATGGCGGTTTTTCCCGATTTGGGGCTGTAAAAGCCGATTACATAAATATTGCAGCCGAGTCAACTTGTTGCAATAAATCTTTATTTTTTTGGGTTTTGCTTGAGATTATAGGTTTTGTGGGGGATGAGTAAGAAATTTTCTAAACTAACTATTGACATTATTTATCAATAATTTTAGAGTGATGTCTAAGTTATTGTTGCTAAGGTGTTGCGGGAGGCAAAAACCCGGATCGGTGGTTTGCTCAAGTTTGCAGGCTGCCGGTGGCTTGATGCTGACTAGAAATTTTAGCAACAAGGCCAGCTTTTTTAATGACATGATGGCGGAGTAGGGATATGGGTGTTTTATGTTCTGCACAATCGAGAGTTAATCAGAAGGGGGCTTTTTCTGGGGTTGCTTCAACTTTAAGTTCTGGCCGGCTGCCTTCTACGTTTGCGGTTGGAGATGTGATTCCGCTATGGCCAGAGGTGGTTTGGAAAATTGAACGGGGTGCTGTGAGGGCTGTGACTTGGAGTGAGGAGGGGAGGCCAGTGATTTTAGGATATTGGGGTGTTGGGGATATTGTGTCTGGGTTTTTGTTGCCGGTTGAACCTTGCCAGGTTGAGTGTGTGAAGGCGACAGAGTTAAGTCGGGTGCCTTTAAATTTGATGGAGAGAGGTTCGGAGGCGATGATTTTGCAACTAAAGCAGGCGCAAGAATTGTTGGCGATTGTGCGTTGTGAGCGAGCTTATTTAAGGTTGTTAAATTTTTTAATTTGGTTGGCTAAAAAGTTTGGCGAGGAAGTGGAAACTGGCCGGCAGATTGAGTTAAGGCTAACGCATCAAGAAATTGCCGAGGCGATTGGGATGGCGCGGGTAACTGTAACGAGATTGTTACAAAAGTTTGAGCGGGAAGGGATTATTTGCCGGCCACAGGGAAAAACGATTGTTTTAAAACAAATGTAAAAAGGAATTTTTAGTAATTGTTTAGGGGTCAGTTGTCAGTGGTAGATGCTGCTATGACTATTGACTATTGGCTATTGAAGGGTCACTAATCACCGGCATGGTAAGGTTAGTAATGCAAAGTATTCTCAATTATTGCCAGTTGTTGAAAATTAATCGAAAAAATAGCTATGATTGTCAATAAATCGACTTTTTTGGGAAGAGGGTTATGGCTCTGTACACAGCAACTTCACTAAAGGCCGAACTCAATGCTCGTGGGTGGCGCCTGACTCCGCAGCGGGAAACGATTTTGCACGTTTTCCAAAATCTTCCCAGGGGAAATCATTTGAGTGCGGAGGATTTGTACAATGTTCTTCACCAACGTGGTGAAGCTATTAGCTTATCTACGATTTACCGAACGCTAAAGCTGATGGCTAGAATGGGTTTGTTGCGTGAGTTGGAGTTGGCTGAAGGTCACAAGCATTATGAATTGAATCAACCCTACCCCCACCACCACCATCATCTTGTTTGCATTCAATGCAATAAGACGATTGAGTTTAAAAATGATTCAATTTTAAAAAGTGGCTTGAAACAGGCAGAAAAAACGGGTCTGCAAATGATTGATTGCCAGCTTACGATTCACACTATTTGTCCTGAAGCTTTGCGTTTGGGATGGCCGTCTATGCTTCCTAGTAATTGGTGTTGTCCGCGTTCTCAAATGGCTCTTCCTTCTTCGGAAGAGGAATTTCATAATCATATCGAAGATGCAGGAGTCTAGTGTTTTTGAGTTTTTAAAAACCCGATTCTTACTAGGGATCGGGTTTTTAAGTTTTTAGGTTTTAGATTTTTTGGTTAAATTTCGCGGACTTTTGGCTGTCCGTCTATTATTTCTCCTACGAGGATAACATCAGCAACTCCTACAAATAGGCCGTTTTCTAATACGCCGGGAATGTTGTTTAGGGTTTTTTCTAGTTCGGCGGGGTTTTCGATGTTGTCGAATTTTACATCAATTACAAAGTTTCCTTGATCGGTGATAACTGGGCCGGCTTTTTTGACTCCCATGCGGAGGGTTGGTTTTCCGCCGAGTTTTTCGATGGCGTTCATTACTGGGGTTTTTGCCATTGGAATAACTTCGACGGGTAAGAGGAAGGTTGAGCCGAGTTTTTCGACGAGTTTGGTACTGTCTACGACGACGATAAATTGTGTGGCGAGGCAGTCTACAATTTTCTCGCGGGTGTGTGCGGCGCCGCCTCCTTTGATGAGGTTTTTGTTGGGATCTACTTCGTCTGCGCCATCGATGGCGATGTCGATATGATCAATGTCGTCGAGGGTGGTGAGGGGGATGTTGTATTGTTTGGCTAAGACTTCGGCTTGAAATGAGGTGGGGACGCCTTTGATGTCTTTGAGTTCGCCTTTGGCTATGCGTTCTCCGATGTATTGTAGGGCGTAGGCGGTGGTGGAGCCGGTGCCTAGTCCAACAATTGTACCGGATTGCACGCGGTCAGCGGCGGCTTTGCCGACTTGTTGTTTCATTATTTTGGCTGTATCTTGTTCGCTCACGCAGGTTTTCTCCTTTGGTTTTTAAGGTAGCAGCAGGTTGGATGGTTGAGGCTGCATGAGATAGTTTACTATGCCGGTGTGTTTAAAGGGACAAGTCCTGGGAAAAGCGGTTAAAATGTTTAGGTGAAAATTGTTTTTTTATTTCCCCTTATATGCCGAACCCTGAGAAGCCGGTGCCGCAATTGAGCGGTTTTCAAAAGTTTTTTATAAGTTTGAAAGATACATTGATTGGTTATCGATATTTGGTTTTGACTGTTTTAAGTTTTTTGTTGGTTTTTCTTTTGGGTGAAGGTGATTTGCTGAGTTTGGCGAAGTTTGCGATTTCGCTGAGCTTTTCAGGTTTGATTGTAGGTTTGGTTTTGGAGGAGTTGTGGATTAATCGGTCTAAGTTTAATTTTGTTTTAGAGATTTATTTTAGTGGGTTTTTGGCTTATTTACGGGCGTTTTTAATTGCGGTGACGACGATTACTTTGGCTATTGGGGTTTATCCGTTTGTGCCGAAGTTTTTGCGGTGGGGGTGGGGGAGTTTAATTTCGAGTGGGCCGACTAATGTTTTACTACAGCCGTTTGATACGATGGAGAAGGTAGGGGCGGCGAGTGTGGCGCAGGGTTCGAGTGTGAATTGGGGTGCGGTTTTGATTGTTTTGTTTTGGGCGGTGTTGGTTTTTATTTTACCTTTTTGGGCGCAAACTGAGGAGTTAATTTTTCGTAAAGGTGTGAATTCTTGGGGTAAGATTTGTGTGAAGTCGCTTCAGTTTGGGTTGACTCATTTGATTGTGGGGATTCCGATTTATATGGGGTTTGTGTTGGCGGTGCCGGGATTTTTGTTTGCTTGGCGATATAAGTATGTGCATGATCGGTTTTTGAAAAAAATTGAAGATGATGAGTTAAAGGCGCAGGAGGCGGGGGTGGCTGCGAGTACGGCGGATCATGCGATTTATAATGCAATTTTGATTAGTCTGTTGGCGCTTTTGTTGTTGTTGGGAAGTTAGTAATTTCTCACGCCGTTAAGGGTTTATGGTAAGAGTATTGTGCCATATTGTAGAGAATCTACAAGGTTGTTAGATTTTAAAATTTACAGTAAATTTAGACAAACAACTTATCAATAAAAGGGTGCGAGAATGGCTTATGACAACGCCTGCAAATATCTCTCCGAAAGATATGCTTTGGAATTTGCCACATGGATACTAGGAGAAACTCCGCCATCGGTAGAAGTTCTGAAAACAGAACTCAGCATCGAACCAATTCGAGCCGACTACCTGACCTTTTTACGCACTCAACAGAGAATTTTACATTTAGAATTTGAGGTTGATGTGGAAGGTGATCCACCTTTACCGCTGCGAATGCTAGACTATTGGGTGAGACTCTACCGGCGCTATCGCCAACCCATCACCCAAACCCTCATTCTCCTAAAAGAAAGCGCAGCCAACAAACGATTAAAAAATCAATTTCGGCTGGAGGGAACACAACATCGCTATCAAATCATACGGCTCTGGGAATTAGATCCCACCCCATTTTTACAAAACCCGGCACTTTTACCCTTAGCTAGTTTATGTCGCACAAATTCAGGGGAAGACTTGCTAAATTTAATTGCTGAACAATTGGCTAAAATTGAACCAATCACAGAGCGGGGACAAATTACTGCCTGTACCAATATTTTAGCCGGTTTACGCTTTGACAAAAACTTGATAAATCGATTATTTCGGGAGGAAATTATGCGAGAATCAGCTACTTATCAAGATATCTTGCAAAAAGGTGTCCAACAAGGTCTTCAACAAGGTCTTCAACAAGGAATTCAACAAGGAATTCAACAAGGAATTCAAGAATCCTTAAAAACGTCTATTTATGAGGCTCTGCAAATGCGTTTTAATAGTGTTCCACCTGAAGTTAATCCAAAAGTTGAAGGCTTGACAATTGACAAATTACGACAATTATCAGTGCAAGCTTGGATGTGCGGAAGTTTAGATGAATTTTTCAATATTCTAAACAGCACCTTTTCAAATTAAACTCAGCTATCACTCAAAAAAAAGGCAAAAACCCAGAGAATAAGTTTTTGCCTTTTTTATTTTTACAACATAGGATAACTGCTCTTTAAACTTTCCCGCAGGCGCTTTTTAGCATAAACGTGAATCACCCCGATCATTACAACTATTAAACTCCCCAACAGCGACATAGCACTATTCAAAGGCAGATTATTCTTAAAAACAGCTAACAGCACAATCGCCACTAAAAAAACCGTTGGAACTTCATTTAAAATTCTGAATTGCTGACTTTTCCAAATGCAGTTATCTTTAGCTAATTGTTTCAGCAACCAACCACAATAAAAATGATAACCTATCAACCCGGAAACTAATACTAATTTTACCTGAAGCCATCCTTCTTTTATGACTTCTGGCTCAGTATAAATTATCCCTAACGCCATTGTTAGCGCCACCATCATTGCTGGCGTTGTTATCAAATTATAAAGGCGTTTTTCCATTATCTCATACTGTTGCTTAAGAATCCCGCGTGCCGGTTCTGGATGCTGCTCTGTTTCTGCATGATATACAAAAAGCCTCACCAAATAAAACAACCCCGAAAACCATACAACAATCCCAACAATATGAAACGTTTTCAACCATAAATAAGCCATTTTTTCTCCTTTCCAAAGCCGGCTTTTCCGAAAAACCGGCTGTCTTATCCTTCAAAAAATCCGTTTAAATCGTCCGAGAAAGCCGCTGCTCACCTCGTATCTCTGTATGAGCATCAAAAAGAAAAGCAATATTTCGGACTAGCAATCTTCCCAGAGGCGTAACTTCAAGGAGGTTAGGATATAACTTTACCAAACCATCTTTTTCTAAAGGCAAAATTGCCTCCAATTCAGCGGCAAAATAATTATCAAAATCAATGCCATACTTGAGTTCTATTTCTGACTTATCAAGCTGAAAATTAGACATGATTTGCATAATTACTTCCCGCCGCAGCATATCAGCACGACTGAGTTTTATTCCCTTACTCACCGGCAAACATCCCTCATCAATCGCTTGATAATAATCCTTCAAAGTTTTGTGGTTTTGGCTATAAGTATCTTCCAACATTCCAATCGCCGTAGCACCAAAACCAAATAACTCGGCCTCTGGTTGAGTTGTATAACCTTGAAAATTCCGCTTTAAAGCTTGATTTCTTTGAGCAACTGCCAATTCATCATTCGGTTTGGCAAAGTGATCCATCCCAATAAAAACATAACCATTATTTGTCAATTCTTCAATCGTCATTTGCCAAATTTTTAACTTCTCAGGTGCCGGTGGCAAAGCAGATTCAGGAATATTCTTTTGCACCGGCTTTATCCAAGGCACATAGGCAAAATTAAACACTGCAATTCGCGCCGGCTCTAACTGCAATGTCTTTTTCAACGTTTCCTTAAACGTCTCCAAAGTTTGAAAAGGCAACCCATAAATTAAATCGACATTAACACTCTCAAACCCCGCTTCTTTAATCCAACCCATTACTTCAAAAAGCATTTTTTCTGGTTGAACTCGATTCACCGCTTCTTGGACGATAAGATTAAAATCTTGAATGCCAAAACTGAGCCGGTTAAACCCTAAAGACTTCAGGAAAAAAATATAATTCCTGTCTACATAACGGGGATTAATCTCAATCGAAATTTCTGCATTATCCGCAAAGTTAAATTTATCATTAATCGCTTTCCAGAGAAACTGTACTTGCTCTATAGACAAATAATTTGGCGTTCCACCTCCCCAATGCAGTTGCACTACCTTTCGGTCTAAGTCTATCAAGCCAGCAGTCATTTCAATTTCTTTTGTTAAATATTGCAGGTATTTTTCGGCAATTTTTTTGTTATTAGAAACCACCACATTGCAGCCACAAAAATAACAAGCACTTTGACAAAAGGGAATATGAAAATAAAGCGAAAGCGGTGATTTCCGCTGATTAGAAGCAGCAATTGCCTCACGCCAATCTCTCTCAGAAAACTCTGCATTTAATTCGGTTGCCGGTGGATAACTCGTATATCTGGGAGCCGGATTATCATACTTTTTGATCAAATTCAAATCCCAGGTTACATTTTGCACAGAAAAAACCATTGATACCTCTCAAACTTTTTTCAACTATTTTTGACAACAAAATTTAGAGTGTCAGAAACCGGGTTTATTTATAAAAACCCGATTTCTTTGAGTTACACCGGCACCACAGAACGACACGCAAAACTATCCTCCAGTTCTCGCATCATTTTAATATTCAACTTAAAAGACACAATTGCCTCCGCCACAATCTTGTCTTCCATTTCTTCGGAAACCGCCAACTCATTTAATGCTTGGCGATAAATAGCCTTAAAAGCATTCGGATCAGCAATTTGCTCAAACTCATAAAAACAACTGCCTTCCTCTCCTGTTAAATTAAACACTGAGCGGACAATTCTTTTAAGACCTTGACCCCCTGAAAGATCGCCCATATAACGCGTATAAGCATGAGCAATTAATAGGGCCGGTTCTGAACCCGAAACTTCTCTTAAACGGGCTACAAAAGCTTGCACAGCCGGCCCAGGCGTAATTCGTGAGCGCCAATTTTCTCCAAAATAAAACGCCAAATCTTTCTCTAAATTTGCTTGACGATTCAGTTCAGGAAAATAAACCCCACCCACCAGAGGATTATCTTTGTGGAGTTTCAATTCTTCCTCAAGTTGGCTATAAATCCAATAAAAATTACTTAGTAATCTTGCAAACAAATCTCGCTCAATTTGGCCGGCCAAAAAGCGTTTCATAAATCCCGAATGTTCCGCATCCCCATGAGATTGCTGGATTCCATTTCGCAGTTTTATCGCTAAATTATTCATCATCAAATCCTCAATCTTTCATCCAAAAAGCTTTGCGCGACTTCCTCAAGCCACTTTTGGCCATCGGTGTCATGTTTTAGCCTTT
Above is a genomic segment from Ancylothrix sp. D3o containing:
- a CDS encoding heme oxygenase (biliverdin-producing), producing MMNNLAIKLRNGIQQSHGDAEHSGFMKRFLAGQIERDLFARLLSNFYWIYSQLEEELKLHKDNPLVGGVYFPELNRQANLEKDLAFYFGENWRSRITPGPAVQAFVARLREVSGSEPALLIAHAYTRYMGDLSGGQGLKRIVRSVFNLTGEEGSCFYEFEQIADPNAFKAIYRQALNELAVSEEMEDKIVAEAIVSFKLNIKMMRELEDSFACRSVVPV
- the rpiA gene encoding ribose-5-phosphate isomerase RpiA encodes the protein MKQQVGKAAADRVQSGTIVGLGTGSTTAYALQYIGERIAKGELKDIKGVPTSFQAEVLAKQYNIPLTTLDDIDHIDIAIDGADEVDPNKNLIKGGGAAHTREKIVDCLATQFIVVVDSTKLVEKLGSTFLLPVEVIPMAKTPVMNAIEKLGGKPTLRMGVKKAGPVITDQGNFVIDVKFDNIENPAELEKTLNNIPGVLENGLFVGVADVILVGEIIDGQPKVREI
- a CDS encoding HMA2 domain-containing protein, which translates into the protein MPEISIQCPISGVEIVHAIPGRVRLSCLRKAQITQTPHKSPQTLQYLSKQLEQQKGIKKIEINPQSKSALILFDEKVLPLQTLLLILQTMGVEDAHHTPALPLSEPLEAATRALSSASQLDTVIPYMVGMLLTQQLGITGLPALPFYLLAAGTTKQVLEDYSETETPHTPSPEYRLAHSVPGRLRYEIKRLVEDEVYARRLERTVRDIPAITGVRINRSNASLVVLYNRRISSLEQIKALIEEAIHPTPVAPDSRGNAEVPTPDSRGDAKSGIKVSPVIARSGRGDGGVPTPEQATGFWGQYKPPAIKMCLAFLARL
- a CDS encoding WD40 repeat domain-containing protein yields the protein MEQLLKLLIEYAIPMFNTLMYVRSGHPLNGIQIALDPKQKGAHLMLDYAENSRQQTAIQIDSHPAEKILKLAVENSGNISQLFQRLNPGTQQNNLDFYAWQINQQKNLQKELAIYNRETQLKLADERKETSLKLPEIEKIVQNWPLRLLPSQILNTHTGTAPIPLRIIIAPPDTQTLRASLTTNNQPPNLPEIEIKLAQGLREFLSQNYPLQSQNRPVEFLGDIWQNKNFHSEAGIKALYSHLSSEPTLILESEIDGDFLIFRLAYWGNNQHTYTYQTLFKLPYRSIVYESVKTRAKKWQQTRAKLIDLGKTPQEIEILGGENEINLKILQEEEELNAAGIDTSDLQFPYKITNKDFEPINQLLITSHCIVAGWMADIHHLADRQIAPKLPELLPQLIQQATDQELMEKLTEAAVFSYQSILQTLPDPSKIPEMAVKLATSLTQLPDKTWAKQQINYALLAWLQHKFSSDEIQNLDFSQTPLSLLQADRSLLEQIKDCLIILGEEASLKEIENILKTPEQSVQTEIPKNYETAYTLKAISCQSSQIAISADGKLIAAGSEKNKIGLWEVETGTLKTQLTGHTGPVLTLAISGDGKTLVSSDTTEQRSNIKLWNLETGELIRTLFGHKKSIHALALSPDQQTLASGSHKIKIWNLQTGDPTKTLFGHKEWVYSLAISPTGKLLASASEDKTLKIWHLETETLLRTLRSHNGPVYCTAICPKGEILVSGSADKTLKIWQLQTGKLITTLNGHNGPVYSVAISSDGQRLVSASQDKTIKIWNLNNPENSHTLTGHTDSVYSVAIAAQNIIVSCSADNTIKIWQPTSTQQN
- the hemJ gene encoding protoporphyrinogen oxidase HemJ, with amino-acid sequence MAYLWLKTFHIVGIVVWFSGLFYLVRLFVYHAETEQHPEPARGILKQQYEIMEKRLYNLITTPAMMVALTMALGIIYTEPEVIKEGWLQVKLVLVSGLIGYHFYCGWLLKQLAKDNCIWKSQQFRILNEVPTVFLVAIVLLAVFKNNLPLNSAMSLLGSLIVVMIGVIHVYAKKRLRESLKSSYPML
- a CDS encoding transcriptional repressor, with amino-acid sequence MALYTATSLKAELNARGWRLTPQRETILHVFQNLPRGNHLSAEDLYNVLHQRGEAISLSTIYRTLKLMARMGLLRELELAEGHKHYELNQPYPHHHHHLVCIQCNKTIEFKNDSILKSGLKQAEKTGLQMIDCQLTIHTICPEALRLGWPSMLPSNWCCPRSQMALPSSEEEFHNHIEDAGV
- a CDS encoding Crp/Fnr family transcriptional regulator, which translates into the protein MGVLCSAQSRVNQKGAFSGVASTLSSGRLPSTFAVGDVIPLWPEVVWKIERGAVRAVTWSEEGRPVILGYWGVGDIVSGFLLPVEPCQVECVKATELSRVPLNLMERGSEAMILQLKQAQELLAIVRCERAYLRLLNFLIWLAKKFGEEVETGRQIELRLTHQEIAEAIGMARVTVTRLLQKFEREGIICRPQGKTIVLKQM
- the hemN gene encoding oxygen-independent coproporphyrinogen III oxidase; this encodes MVFSVQNVTWDLNLIKKYDNPAPRYTSYPPATELNAEFSERDWREAIAASNQRKSPLSLYFHIPFCQSACYFCGCNVVVSNNKKIAEKYLQYLTKEIEMTAGLIDLDRKVVQLHWGGGTPNYLSIEQVQFLWKAINDKFNFADNAEISIEINPRYVDRNYIFFLKSLGFNRLSFGIQDFNLIVQEAVNRVQPEKMLFEVMGWIKEAGFESVNVDLIYGLPFQTLETFKETLKKTLQLEPARIAVFNFAYVPWIKPVQKNIPESALPPAPEKLKIWQMTIEELTNNGYVFIGMDHFAKPNDELAVAQRNQALKRNFQGYTTQPEAELFGFGATAIGMLEDTYSQNHKTLKDYYQAIDEGCLPVSKGIKLSRADMLRREVIMQIMSNFQLDKSEIELKYGIDFDNYFAAELEAILPLEKDGLVKLYPNLLEVTPLGRLLVRNIAFLFDAHTEIRGEQRLSRTI